The window TTGTTGATAGTggaactagaaaaaaaaaatgcagaatgTGACTGTTGATTAATGTTATTGTGAAAATTGTACTGTTAGACTGCTCTATAATTTTCGTTAAAcaagtattttgaaaaattacattgtCTTGTATAATATTCTCCATTCttgcaaaataattttgctaGATGATCGGTGATCAATAACTATCTTATTAtaaaatgtttgaatttcaaGTATTTGTAACCTTATAATTGTATGCAAAAGTATGTGAGTTTATATATCcgatagtaaataatatttgattgacatCGAATTTGGTAGTTGTTAAGAGCAAAGAGAATATGTAATCGAATGGCGgaattttcaaatattaatcCAATGAAAATTATGAGGTGTTGAAACACCACAAAGAGTTATATTAGGTGGAATTATGGGAAGAGATTGGGTTCAATACACTGGACCGGTTGAGATGATGACACATGTCCACTTTTGGCCATTTGTTGCCATCTCAACGTGTCCAACATACTAGAGGCACTAGACCCAAGTCAAGTCcgtattatatatttcatttttatttaaaaagaggATCTCactcatttatttcttttactttcttagGAGCAATGTGGTGGTGAGTCTTGCTTTATGATCAAGAACAGTCCTTCTTTCAGTAGACATGGGGATCCAGAAATCTTGTACGTTGAGAATGAGATTTCTTCATTAGCTACATAAGGATTTATCTCTGATGAATAGTTTAGTGTCATTATTGGTGTTGACTTGAGCCCTGTGTTCAAAATCTTTTGTGATGTTTTAGTTTACTTGGAAATGAAATTCCTGAATGTTTGCTTTTGTAGAGTGTAATATTTGTGATGACATATTGTACTCGCtaacacacaaatatataagcACATTCGAATGTGTGGTGTATTACCCCCATTGAACATGATTAGATGATAACCGAAATAATGTGGCTGACACATGTGAATGTGACTTTCATTTCTTGAATAGAATTATGGGGGTCACTGGAGTGGAGATTTCGGCTGGTTTGCACTGGTATTTGAAGTATTGGTGTGGTTCACATATATCTTGGGATAAAACTGGTGGAGCGCAGCTATTTTCAGTACCTAGAGCAGGCTTGCTCCCCCGTGTTCAAGATGCTGGAATCGTGGTTCAGAGACCCATTCCTTGGAACTACTACCAGAATGCTGTTTCATCTAGCTGTAAGATTCCCCTTTCTAATTGCATTTATCTTTCTAGAGTATTTGTGAAAGTGAAACTATTATAACTGCATCTCCAGTGTTTATGGCCTCAAATTCCAATTGTATTCTGATAGATGTTATTACTGTTTTCTTTCATCTGCTTTTGGAAGATTCTTTTGCTTGGTGGGACTGGAAAAGATGGGAAAAGGAAATTGATTGGATGGCTTTGCAAGGCATTAATTTGCCGCTAGCATTTACAGGGCAAGAGGCTATTTGGCAAAAGGTTTTCCAGGTAATTTCCTGTGGTTGGCTTTATGCAATTTTCCATGAGTTTGAAAGATTCAATTTTTTAGTCTCTCGGTATAGTTTTGTTTCATTGTGTTTTCTTGTTGGAAAAAATTGGTTAACAGTAACATGgatactacaatatttttacgattttgatttcattaaaaagctatatgtttttttaaaggtaaattgTTTAGTCAGTTCACTATATTCAAATGACAATGCTAGTTCCAGTTACTCATGAGTCATAGAtagagtaaaaaataatttagcaCCTAttgatttttgtcttttaaagaTGTATTATTAATCCTCTAGCAGAAATTTAATGTAAGCAAAACGGATTTGGACAATTTCTTCGGAGGCCCTGCGTTTCTTGCATGGTCACGTATGGGAAATTTGCATGGGTAAGTTTGTAAATTTTGACTAGTTGGTTTTATGTTTGCAGGGCTATATTATTTTTCTGACTTGTGAAACTTTTTCTTAATGACCTTCTAGTGTGTGTTTAACAACTTGACATGCCTTTTCCCCcctaaatttttatgttaaattctTGATTGTAACAAATTTCTTGCTGGAGGCCTTTTGATTTTGTAGGCTAATACTTTTCATCCTGTTGAAATGCTAATTATATCCATGCACCTCATTATTTGAAGCCTTTCACTTTGACATGCCAGTTTGGTATCTGCTGTTATCAAAATCTCTTTTCTGATGAAAACTAGTGCAACAATCCATGAAAACGATGGCTATTAGTTGTAActattttagttttagttttttttttttttttttttaatactttttcttCTAACTTATAATGTTTTTATCAACAGATGGGGTGGACCACTAGCACAAAGTTGGTTGGATCAACAGCTGATTCTACAGAAGAAAATTCTTGCCAGAATGTATGAACTTGGGATGACTCCAGGTATCAACATCTCTATAACATTTGTCTTGATTTCCTTACTGATTTTGGAATTTCTATGTATGGTTGCAATGGAAAATTTTATGATGGTAGTAGAACCAGTGAAAGTTTTTAAGGAAATCAAGcatttcttttatctttacgttgacatttcattttatttggaACTTAACATGTCATTTTATCTGATAAAAGGTGGTTGTTATCTCAGGCTGAACCTCTCATTTTGATTTAGGTCAATCTTCAttgttaacaaaattatttttttatttttttaaaaaatttgatttatgGATTACTTCCATTTTCCCCATTGTGTGGATAATGCTCCTAATGCATGCAAAGTTTACTTTACAGTTCTTCCTGCCTTTTCTGGAAATGTTCCTGCAGCATTGGCATATATATTTCCATCAGCAAAGATAACACGTTTGGGAAATTGGTAAGTACTGCAATGTGCCAACTTAACATGCAAACCAAcacttacctatcaaaaaaaaaaaaaacatgtgaacTAACACCTGATGCCTTTGGCTGATGGCTACATAATGCCACAAACACAATACAAGAATTGCTTACTTTCTTAAACTTACTAATATAGGGGATGATCACGTGTTTCTAGTGACTCTTGCCAATCGGGGTTAGTACTAGTATTTCAAATGGAGTGGAATATGATCAAAAGGATCTATTTGAAGGCATAATCTATAATATCCCTGGCTGTGTAAATTTGGACCATGAAGGTGTTGCACTGGCGTGTACTATGTTCCACGTCAAGAATGTACTAGGTCAATCTGGATTATTAAGCAATTGCTTGGAGCTTCAATTCTAACTAGTCTTTTTGGGGTATAGCACAAATTTAGTTATTCCTCATGTTGAGACAAGTTGTATTAGATTGAACTTATTAATGTTGTGTGGCTTGGAGGCAATACAACATAACGTAGGTCTTGACAAGGCCTGATGAGAATGTTAAAGATGGTGTATATTTAGTCGCACATCAATTGTGAAACTAGTCCAATATAGGCTATATAAGCAATTGTTGGGAGCTCAATTATGACTAGTCTTTTTGAGTATAGTACAGATAAGGCTAGTATTTTCCTCAGGATTGTTATGAAAACATTTcaaacaaataccaaaaaactaaaaaacttggtaGATTTACTTTTTTTGTCCTTATGAACAGAAAATGCCAGAAATTTGAATTGGGTCAGGACTTCCAAAGATATAATTGCATGCATATATATTCCAAGTGTCATTTGTCATATACATCACACACCTATGCATTCCACATCTTATAGAAGATGGACCAATtcctaaacaaaataaaacttaaaagagcAGTTGCAATGACTCTTGGGTTGCCTTCTTTGTGAAGAAAATACATTGTTGGAAGAGTGGAGAGAGCCTTTCCaagtaaaaatgaaaacaaataagaaatgaagttggaataaagaaaaatgtaatCATGTACAAAACTTAAAGATCTAAAACCTTTCTAGGTTAGACATGCTTGATGAAAAGAATTTTATAATGTTTCTAAAATTGATACCTTGGAGAACCATGGAAGTCCTGAAGGCCTCAAAGCCCAACATAGAGCTTGAAGAGCTAGGATTTAACTGttgtactattttattttagtttcatTAACAAACTTGCAGATGCCCAATCCAtctcaatttataatttatatatgagAACCTTTTATCTTTTTCAGTAAAAGATGAAGATCTCATCTTCCTTTTCTTGATCCTGCTTCAGGTTCTCAGTTAAGAGTGACCCTAAGGTGTGTTGCACATATCTTCTTGATGCAACTGATCCCTTGTTTGTTGAAATTGGGAAAGCGTTCATCAATGAACAATTGAAAGGTGCACTTATCTATATACCCATGCCTGTGCATATGAAATCAGTAGGATCTTACATGTATGCCTAATAAAgattagtgtttttattttttgatgtgcTTGTAATTGCCTTTTTGGTCAGAATATGGAAGGACTGGTCACATATACAACTGGTAAGATATTCTCTCAGTTCCTAATCTTTCATTTCAACCCTTGCTCATTTGAGggaatatgaaataaatatttaacGTATATATCATGAACCTATACAAGCACAAATGTCAGAGGGGGGTGCCCAAGAAATGAGTGTGATCTTCAaagttctcttcttttttggtcTTGAAATCAACCATAATATGGAACTAAAGGCCTGAGTTACAATTCATCTAAAAGCAATCATTACTTTGTGGATGACTAAATGCACCTGATTGCTCTTACTTTTCAGAAGTAATTTTAAGAGGCTTAAATCAAAAATGTTTCATCAAGATGTTGGAAATGTTGAAAGGTGCATTCTTTTGAAGTGAAAAAGTTCtgtacaaaattaaaattttatccatTGCATGCATTAAACAGTGCATGCTTCTATATTCCTACTGctctcttcaaatttttatgttctttcttcaaattggaaatatttttccttaagaTTATGTTATATCATGTAATGATTTCTGAACCTACTCCAGTGACACTTTTGACGAGAACACCCCACCTGTAGATGACCCAGAGTATATCTCTTCATTAGGGGCTGCAATCTTCAGGGGAATGCAAACTGGTGATGATGATGCTGTCTGGCTAATGCAGGTGAAACtattacttttaattttaggtTTTCCTAGGATGCAGCCATTTTCCTTGACCTTATGATCCAATGCAGTTTTCGCACAATTTTACATAtatctctgtgtgtgtgtgtttttcaaTTGATATTAGCATACAGATCCACTGTGGCCTTGACTTTCTTATATGTTGTTAAGCTTCGGTTTTGGATCTAACATTCTCCTCCCTACCTTTTTTTTGGCAGGGGTGGCTGTTTTCATATGATCCATTTTGGAGACCTCTGCAAACAAAGGCAATATAGTAATATCTATAAAATGCTCTTTTTGTGATGCTTTTCTAGTTATTTATGCATGTTCATTTTAAAGCATTTCAATCTAAGACATTACTTATTTCATGTAAGAATTGGTGTTAAATCATCTGCAGCTCAAACCAAACTCAATAAAGATAAGACGTTTGTTAACTTAACATTGAAGCATTTGATTGGAACTATCAACTTTGAAGTGGCCTTTTTGTTTCTAAAGTTTTTGAGTGATggggaaagaagaaaacaatttagggaaattaaagagataaattTAGGGCAAAAAACCTGCAATGTTAGAAAAATCAATCGTGATCTCTTGCCATATATTTTAGAGTAAATTATGCTATAAAGGTTGATCATGATTCTGGTCTAGTTCACTTTTATGTTGCTTTTGGTTGACAGTAACCTATGCTTGTTTTCAGGCACTTTTACAGTCTGTTCCTCTGGGGAGGCTGGTCGTCCTTGATCTGTTTGCTGAAGTGAAACCCATATGGATTACTTCAGAGCAGTTTTATGGTGTTCCTTACATATGGTAAGTCATTTCCCCATTCCTAGTTATCAAAGCTATCCAGACAAATATCTAATTGAGAATTACTGTGTTGGATACTTGTTAAATGTGGACACTCAGCAAGTCATGACCACTCATAGAATATGTTTAAATGGACTGTAGTGTTTTGAAAGCTTCTATATAATTAGTATTCCAATTtgtactttttcattttttttccttttctcccttTTGGTGAATAAGAATCAAAATGCATAGCTGGCATTTTCCTGAGCTTGTCCTTGAAGTGTAGAATGATTCCATTTTTCCCATATACATTAAGAATGTATATGGTAATACTGAAAATTGTTACATTGGCAATTGAAATTGGCCCAGCAATGAAGCAAAGCTCTAAAGTTGAGCTGCTTAGCAAGATTTTCAAAGATGTTGTATGGATTGACATGGATGCACACACATATGGCAATGTCCTACTAGGTATCTACCTTATGGTTGGTTTCCTGGGCCAACACCCTACATCCTTGTCGAAATGTGAAACTTGTGTTGGGTCTATACAGTAAGCTGTTAGAAAGTTCATCATGTGCTTataagagggttttttttttttttcgttctgtCACCTTTCTATgttccatttttcttttggtttcttAGTTAATTTGTTGGTTTACTACTCTACAGGTGTATGTTGCACAATTTTGCAGGGAACAGTGAGATGTATGGAATTTTAGATTCAGTAGCATCTGGACCAGTTGATGCTCGTAAAAGTGAAAACTCAACAATGGCAAGTTTGTCCATTGTGATTTTGTTTGTTCCTTCAAGATATTATCAATTTGCTTGTTAATGTCATAGCGTCTTGCAGCCCCATCATGTCAATTATCTTATGTCATTGTAGTTGTGGCTGCATTTGATATCTGCTGCGAcatgttaggtttttttttttttttttttttttggtaatatttcAGCTATACTAGTGAAAGAAAAGCCAAGTAGGCAATCAACACTCACAGACTGAGGGTGAACAGACACACAACCCAGCACAGGGCCAACAGGAACCCTAAACCACAACACAAACATTTAAGGCAACCCTCTAAGCCAATTCACATCCCTTTAACTTGCAGAGTTCTGACAAGTAAACAGAAAGTGGCACCCTTTTGAGGATAGAATTGCAACATATTGATCttttatatccttcatactATTAATGGATAAAGCTGCTTTTatgcttttgaattttcttaagaaaatatttatgcATTAAATTGCATAGATCAGATACTTTTATGATGGTTGGAAGTAATTATACGTCATGCAACATCGACAAATGGACCAAGATATTGATTGTTTAATTACTGAAGGCTTGAAATTAGAGTggtaaattaaattttccaaaattctCAGGATGAAAGGTGAGACCTCAGAAATTTTTATTGAGTCTGACAGACTTAATTGTTGTCTAACTGATAAAGCAAAGTCCAAATTTTTTCATGCAGTTTTATATACTaaaaatttcatcatttttagAATCGTCTCTTTACTTTGAAACAATAAGGATAAATAGAAAAGTGAATGTTAATATATATTGACACAGGCATGCTTTATTTATGAGATATAATATTCACACCTTGCATTGTTTTATTTGGAGCCACTTTCCTTGGTCAAAGCACTCCGACAATCATAACTATGATTATTGCAATGCAGcataacccccccccccttctctctctctctctctctctccattgcaTTGTTTTATTTGGAGCCACTTTTTGGTCAAAGCACTCCGACAATCATAACTATGATTATTGCAATGCAGCAtaaccctccccccccccccccccctgatcttctctctctctctctctctctctctctctctcttcatacaTTACAGAAGCACATGCAAACACTGATAGTCCTTTTGCACAAGttctttactattttatttagatCATGTATCTTACTTTACCCATTTACTTACCTAAAGGTTGGTGTTGGAATGTCAATGGAAGGTATAGAACAGAATCCTGTGGTTTATGACCTCATGTCTGAAATGGCATTTCAACACAACAAAGTTGATGTCAAGGTAATGTTAAAGTTTTATCTCAATTTAAAGAATGTTGCTTATTTTATCCATTTATAGTttcattttacaattttcaagTTAATTCACAAGCAGGATATGGTTAATTAGTTACCCAAGCCTCCCAAATGGGACAAATTTTGTCCTTGTGTCATTAAGTAGGTTATGGATTTCATACCATGGATTGCAAGATGTGTTCCTTGGAACTTGTACCTTCTGCCTGAATTGCCTTGAGCAGCATTTGATGTCTTTTATGTTTAAATATCACCCAGAAATTGTGGACGTTCTTTCTTGGAATACTTTGAGAATTTCATTTTCAGACTTGAACCCATGATATCACGTACATCTTTCATTGTTTCTCGATGTTCTTGAGATTTTGTAAATTCACCTCCCACTTACAGTGTATTTaagtatttgattttaaatCTTCTGTAAACTTGATTCATAAGCCCCTTTAAAACAatgtttttggtttaaaaacTTTAATCAAATCTGAATTTCTTACCTTTTGCCTTTCCATCTCAGTTttggtgtttgtttggaggGGATATGGATTTATAGGAAAAATTGTGATTTGGAATTAATATCTCCTGATCATCCTTATTTCAGTTATGGATTCATTTATATTCAAAAAGACGCTATGGCCAATCAGTTCCCTTAATACAAGATGCCTGGAATATATTATATCACACTGTCTACAACTGCACAGATGGTGCATATGTAAGTTCCCCTAACTTGCTTCATGTATGTTTGACTGTAAAGTAATATAGCCTTTGTGTCAATAATTCCTGCAGTTAAAGGATTCTGTTATCTTCAATTTTCACAAATATGCATCAGTTTGACCTTTTACCCAAACAGTTCATGTGTTATAGTACTTGTAATTCTTTTCATTTCCAATTTTGATTTAACAGTCTCATATTGCTTCTGCCTGGTTGTATAGAGGTTTACTAAGactgatataaaaaaataaaaaaaataaaaaaactacctGTATTATTGTCGCAACATTGGTTAATTATATTTGAGTTGCTATTACCTGTACAGATATGCCTAGCACATTAATGTTTGTTTGAAACTAAATCCTTATGATATGAGAACAGGACAAAAACAGGGATGTAATTGTGGCATTCCCTGATGTTGATCCTTCCTTTATTTCGGTACTGCATGAAAGGTATAATCACCAGAGAAAATCACTATCAAGAAGAGCAGCCATAGAGCAAATAACTGATTCATTTGATAAACCCCATCTATGGTATTCAACTTCTGAAGTAATACATGCATTAGAACTTTTTATCGCAAGTGGAGATGAACTATCAGAAAGTAACACTTTCAGGTTAGCATTTTTCAGTATATAATAGGTAGTAATGTCTTTCTTTTCTAGTTATTCTTGAACTACTACAAGTGGCACACACTTTTCTATGTATTTCCTATTGTATCATGTTTTTTCCATATTCGCTTACATGTGTCCTCTGTGCTTAGGTATGACCTTGTCGACCTAACTAGACAAGCTGTAGCAAAATATGCAAACCAGCTATTCTTAAAGGTTATAGAAGCCTATCAGTTGAATGATATCCATGGAGTGGCCTGTCATACCCAGAAGTTTTTGGACCTAGTGGAAGATATGGACACACTCTTAGCTTGCCATGAGGGTTTTCTTTTGGGGCCTTGGTTAGAAAGTGCACAAAAGCTTGCTCAAGATGAAGAACAGAAGAAACAGGTGTGGATCCTTTTGACTTGTTACATATTTCTTTTCGAATAACATCAAAAATCAGTTCATTTTAATTGATGTGATTCAAAATTACAGTTTGAATGGAATGCAAGAACTCAAATAACCATGTGGTTTGAAGAAGCTAGTCTGCTTCATGATTATGGTATGATAACATTTTCTGCCTTGATGTTTATATTCTCTCTACAGTTGGACTTTTAGGGATTCCCATTTGGCTCCGAACAATTGTCCCATCAGGGTCATTAGTCTTTTTCTAAGTTGATAATTGATTATAACAGTAACCTCAGCTGCACTTTCTTTGATTCATCTGACAGCTACCTCTTTGCAACCTTCATGTTTGTTCTCTACATCCTACAATTGTACATTGTAGAGAGATGAAATTTTTCGCTTGATTATAGCTATacattaatttaattgttatcttttccatattttttaGGAAACAAGTACTGGAGTGGGCTTTTACGAGACTACTATGGCCCTCGAGCAGCCATATATTTCAAATTCTTATTAGAAAGTTTAGAGAAGGGCCATGATTTTCAGTTGAAGGATTGGAGAAGGGAATGGATAAAGCTTACAAATGATTGGCAAAGGAGTAGGAAGGCATTCCCAGTGGAAAGCACCGGAAATGCTTTGAACATATCCCGGTGGCTTTATAACAAGTATTTGCGAAGTTCAGACACTTAAAAATTACCCAATGAAGCCACCATTACATGGATCGCTGTACTTAGTTGAAAATGAATAATCTGTAAACTGGTGCTTAGGCGCAACAATGCCTTTTGTAGTATATCTACCTGTTCTTTCCATGCTTTATTAATCCAGTAATATTGTTCTCTCCATTCCATGCTTTACTAGTCtagtaatctctctctctctctctctctcacagagcATCATAATAGTGCAATTATCCGAACACCATTTCCCACATTGGAGATTAAAATTAAGTTCATTACTGACTTGgcaatgcttttttttttttttttttcaatctacAGATTTAAGGACGAGGGAATGCAGATGAGACAGAGGTAATGTTAAAGCTATGGGCTGAGTTAATAATGAGTGATGGTAGGGGAGGAAAAtggaaattaattttattgtaaGTAGCTGCCTGCAATGTCTAAGATATCAATTTAGACACGAAACCATGTCATGCTGACTagctctttcttttcttttcttttcttttcttttcttttctttttacttaaaCAAAACTGACATCATattcatttataataaatatctGTTATAATAACCACACAGACGAACCTTTCAGAAATAATGTTACTGTAATTGAAATGGTCTTAGCAGAGGTTTTGTCCAGTGTGTTTAATTTATAACTGAGTTAGAGCATCAAATTGATGgagctattttttttagttatttggcactacaaaaatgtattttatctattttagcttGTCACTTTACAAAATATCCAACATCAGtgaatctattttagctttcaatacaataaaataatataaacatcactacaaaataatatatctattacaACAGCAGtataaacacaaataaaaaacaat of the Quercus robur chromosome 10, dhQueRobu3.1, whole genome shotgun sequence genome contains:
- the LOC126701629 gene encoding alpha-N-acetylglucosaminidase-like isoform X1 yields the protein MESHFPAIISFSLIFALFSSSFAHSSTIGVGYISRILEIQDRERAPPAVQVAAARAVLRRLFPSHSSSFHFEIVSKEQCGGESCFMIKNSPSFSRHGDPEILIMGVTGVEISAGLHWYLKYWCGSHISWDKTGGAQLFSVPRAGLLPRVQDAGIVVQRPIPWNYYQNAVSSSYSFAWWDWKRWEKEIDWMALQGINLPLAFTGQEAIWQKVFQKFNVSKTDLDNFFGGPAFLAWSRMGNLHGWGGPLAQSWLDQQLILQKKILARMYELGMTPVLPAFSGNVPAALAYIFPSAKITRLGNWFSVKSDPKVCCTYLLDATDPLFVEIGKAFINEQLKEYGRTGHIYNCDTFDENTPPVDDPEYISSLGAAIFRGMQTGDDDAVWLMQGWLFSYDPFWRPLQTKALLQSVPLGRLVVLDLFAEVKPIWITSEQFYGVPYIWCMLHNFAGNSEMYGILDSVASGPVDARKSENSTMVGVGMSMEGIEQNPVVYDLMSEMAFQHNKVDVKLWIHLYSKRRYGQSVPLIQDAWNILYHTVYNCTDGAYDKNRDVIVAFPDVDPSFISVLHERYNHQRKSLSRRAAIEQITDSFDKPHLWYSTSEVIHALELFIASGDELSESNTFRYDLVDLTRQAVAKYANQLFLKVIEAYQLNDIHGVACHTQKFLDLVEDMDTLLACHEGFLLGPWLESAQKLAQDEEQKKQFEWNARTQITMWFEEASLLHDYGNKYWSGLLRDYYGPRAAIYFKFLLESLEKGHDFQLKDWRREWIKLTNDWQRSRKAFPVESTGNALNISRWLYNKYLRSSDT
- the LOC126701629 gene encoding alpha-N-acetylglucosaminidase-like isoform X2 translates to MESHFPAIISFSLIFALFSSSFAHSSTIGVGYISRILEIQDRERAPPAVQVAAARAVLRRLFPSHSSSFHFEIVSKEQCGGESCFMIKNSPSFSRHGDPEILIMGVTGVEISAGLHWYLKYWCGSHISWDKTGGAQLFSVPRAGLLPRVQDAGIVVQRPIPWNYYQNAVSSSYSFAWWDWKRWEKEIDWMALQGINLPLAFTGQEAIWQKVFQKFNVSKTDLDNFFGGPAFLAWSRMGNLHGWGGPLAQSWLDQQLILQKKILARMYELGMTPVLPAFSGNVPAALAYIFPSAKITRLGNWFSVKSDPKVCCTYLLDATDPLFVEIGKAFINEQLKEYGRTGHIYNCDTFDENTPPVDDPEYISSLGAAIFRGMQTGDDDAVWLMQGWLFSYDPFWRPLQTKALLQSVPLGRLVVLDLFAEVKPIWITSEQFYGVPYIWCMLHNFAGNSEMYGILDSVASGPVDARKSENSTMVGVGMSMEGIEQNPVVYDLMSEMAFQHNKVDVKLWIHLYSKRRYGQSVPLIQDAWNILYHTVYNCTDGAYDKNRDVIVAFPDVDPSFISVLHERYNHQRKSLSRRAAIEQITDSFDKPHLWYSTSEVIHALELFIASGDELSESNTFRYDLVDLTRQAVAKYANQLFLKVIEAYQLNDIHGVACHTQKFLDLVEDMDTLLACHEGFLLGPWLESAQKLAQDEEQKKQFEWNARTQITMWFDNTEPLFVKSLISTKKKKMVFCCCTCSLGAHW